A genomic region of Dactylococcopsis salina PCC 8305 contains the following coding sequences:
- the fghA gene encoding S-formylglutathione hydrolase has protein sequence MSKLTLNAQHRCFGGSVSYYQHSSSACNAPMRFSVFLPPQANISPVPVLYFLSGLTCSEDNFTVKSGVQREAAELGIAIIAPDTSPRQTGIPEEDTDYDLGSGAGFYVDATQSPWQAHYQMYSYVVEELPQLIETEFPVIAGRRGIFGHSMGGHGALICALRNPHHYLSVSAFAPIAALKQCVWGRKALGHYLGSDQTLWNAYDATELVKQKTWLDKPILIDQGTEDQFLRQQQLLPDRFAEACETVGQSLTLRYQDGYDHSYFFVASFIRDHLQHHAQFLQ, from the coding sequence ATGTCGAAACTTACCTTAAATGCTCAACATCGCTGTTTTGGTGGCAGCGTTAGTTACTACCAACATTCTTCCTCAGCTTGTAACGCACCGATGCGCTTTTCTGTGTTTTTGCCCCCACAAGCAAACATTTCCCCTGTTCCCGTGTTGTACTTTCTTTCTGGTTTAACTTGCAGTGAAGATAATTTTACCGTTAAATCAGGAGTACAGCGAGAAGCAGCAGAGTTAGGAATTGCCATTATTGCCCCCGATACTAGCCCTCGTCAAACGGGTATCCCAGAAGAGGATACGGATTATGATCTCGGTAGTGGGGCTGGGTTTTATGTGGATGCTACCCAGTCTCCCTGGCAGGCTCATTATCAAATGTATAGTTATGTTGTGGAAGAGTTGCCACAGTTAATCGAAACTGAATTTCCAGTCATTGCAGGAAGACGCGGGATTTTTGGTCACTCGATGGGAGGACATGGGGCGTTAATTTGTGCCTTAAGAAATCCGCATCACTATCTTTCTGTGTCTGCTTTTGCCCCGATCGCAGCGCTGAAACAGTGTGTCTGGGGGAGAAAGGCTTTAGGTCATTATTTAGGATCAGATCAAACGCTTTGGAATGCCTATGATGCGACAGAGTTGGTGAAACAAAAAACTTGGCTTGATAAACCGATTCTTATTGACCAAGGGACAGAAGATCAGTTTCTCCGTCAACAGCAATTATTGCCCGATCGATTCGCTGAGGCTTGTGAAACTGTCGGACAATCCTTAACTCTAAGATATCAAGACGGTTATGATCATAGCTATTTTTTTGTTGCTAGTTTTATCCGCGACCATCTACAGCATCATGCCCAGTTTTTACAGTGA
- a CDS encoding S-(hydroxymethyl)glutathione dehydrogenase/class III alcohol dehydrogenase has translation MDVKAAVAVEANQPLKLETVQLDPPQGREVLVEIKATGVCHTDAYTLSGKDPEGLFPSILGHEGAGVVVEVGKEVKTLKPGDHVIPLYTPECRECKFCLSQKTNLCQAIRSTQGKGVMPDGTSRFSLNGEKLHHFMGTSTFANYTVLPEIALAKIREDAPFDKVCYIGCGVTTGIGAVLFTAKVEAGANVVVFGLGGIGLNVIQGAKMVGADKIIGVDINPKKRPLAEKFGMTDFVNPNELDGDLVSYLVELTDGGADFSFECIGNVNIMRQALECCHKGWGVCTIIGVAGAGEEISTRPVQLVTGRVWKGSAFGGARGRTDVPKIVDWYMDGKINIDDLITHTLPIEQINEAFDLMHEGSSIRTVLTY, from the coding sequence ATGGATGTAAAAGCCGCCGTCGCAGTAGAAGCAAACCAACCGCTAAAACTGGAAACCGTACAACTTGATCCTCCTCAAGGGCGAGAAGTTTTAGTAGAAATCAAAGCCACAGGAGTTTGTCATACCGATGCTTACACCCTCTCTGGAAAAGACCCAGAAGGACTCTTTCCTAGCATTTTAGGACATGAAGGTGCAGGTGTTGTGGTGGAAGTGGGAAAAGAAGTCAAAACCCTCAAACCTGGCGATCATGTCATCCCTCTCTACACCCCAGAATGTCGAGAATGTAAATTTTGCCTTTCCCAAAAAACCAATCTTTGTCAAGCCATCCGTTCCACACAGGGTAAAGGCGTAATGCCCGATGGGACAAGCCGATTTTCCTTAAACGGAGAAAAACTCCATCACTTCATGGGAACTTCCACCTTTGCCAACTATACCGTCTTACCTGAAATTGCCCTAGCGAAAATTCGAGAGGATGCACCGTTTGATAAAGTCTGTTACATCGGTTGTGGTGTCACCACTGGTATCGGCGCGGTTTTATTCACTGCGAAAGTAGAAGCCGGTGCGAATGTAGTGGTTTTTGGTTTAGGTGGCATTGGTTTAAACGTCATTCAAGGAGCGAAAATGGTCGGCGCTGACAAAATTATCGGCGTGGATATTAACCCGAAAAAACGTCCCCTTGCCGAAAAATTTGGCATGACTGATTTTGTTAACCCCAATGAGTTAGACGGAGACTTAGTCAGTTATCTGGTGGAATTAACTGACGGTGGCGCTGACTTTAGTTTTGAATGTATTGGCAATGTCAACATCATGCGTCAGGCTTTGGAATGTTGTCATAAGGGTTGGGGAGTTTGTACCATTATCGGAGTCGCTGGTGCGGGAGAAGAAATTTCCACTCGTCCCGTACAATTAGTAACAGGTCGCGTCTGGAAAGGAAGTGCTTTTGGTGGCGCAAGAGGACGCACAGATGTTCCGAAAATTGTGGATTGGTATATGGACGGAAAAATCAATATTGATGATCTCATTACTCATACCCTTCCCATTGAACAAATCAATGAAGCGTTCGATTTAATGCACGAAGGAAGCTCAATTCGGACAGTTTTAACATATTAA
- the purD gene encoding phosphoribosylamine--glycine ligase, protein MNVLVVGSGGREHTLAWKLLQSPNVEKVFCVPGNGGTALLPNCYNLPATEEDFVAITNYAQENAVSFVIVGPEVPLAKGIRDTLQEASIAVFGPRQAGAQIEASKWWAKALMLELGIPTATGETFTDATDAKAYVSEQTAPIVVKADGLAAGKGVTVAATREEANRAIDALFTAETEQVVVEECLTGEEISVLAVTDGITVRPLLPAQDHKRIGEGDTGANTGGMGVYAPAPLMNPTLMTQVIETVLQPTIDGLRERGIDYQGVLYAGLMITPQGEIKVLEFNCRFGDPETQAILPLLETPLDRIILACLEKRLDQLPPLIWSRKKALCVVAASQGYPGTYEKGKAITGITESPEALVFHGGTRLDHEGKLVTSGGRVLGVTGLGDDFEQAAACAYSAIEQIQFSGCYYRRDIGHRVRNVV, encoded by the coding sequence ATGAACGTTTTAGTTGTTGGGAGTGGGGGAAGAGAACACACTCTCGCCTGGAAATTACTACAATCTCCAAATGTGGAAAAAGTTTTCTGCGTACCTGGAAATGGGGGAACGGCTTTACTTCCCAACTGTTACAATCTACCCGCAACGGAAGAGGATTTTGTTGCGATTACTAACTACGCGCAAGAAAACGCTGTTTCCTTTGTGATTGTCGGTCCGGAAGTCCCTCTGGCGAAGGGGATTCGTGATACATTACAAGAAGCCTCGATCGCGGTTTTTGGTCCAAGACAAGCAGGGGCGCAAATTGAAGCGAGTAAATGGTGGGCAAAAGCATTAATGCTGGAGTTAGGGATTCCCACCGCAACAGGAGAAACCTTTACTGATGCGACTGATGCTAAAGCCTATGTTAGCGAACAAACCGCCCCGATCGTCGTCAAAGCCGATGGATTAGCTGCTGGAAAAGGGGTGACAGTCGCCGCCACCAGAGAAGAGGCTAACCGCGCGATCGATGCTTTATTTACAGCAGAAACCGAACAAGTCGTGGTGGAAGAATGTTTAACGGGAGAAGAAATTTCCGTTTTAGCGGTTACGGATGGGATAACAGTGCGTCCGTTACTGCCAGCACAAGATCATAAACGCATTGGAGAAGGGGATACAGGGGCAAATACAGGAGGAATGGGGGTTTACGCCCCTGCGCCCTTGATGAATCCCACCCTAATGACACAGGTGATAGAAACAGTATTACAGCCCACAATTGATGGTTTGCGAGAACGAGGAATTGATTATCAAGGGGTGCTGTATGCGGGATTAATGATTACCCCTCAAGGGGAAATCAAGGTTTTAGAGTTTAATTGTCGGTTTGGTGATCCTGAAACCCAAGCCATTTTACCGCTATTGGAAACGCCGCTCGATCGAATCATTCTGGCTTGTTTAGAAAAACGTTTAGATCAACTCCCGCCGTTGATCTGGTCGCGGAAAAAAGCCCTGTGTGTGGTTGCCGCCTCGCAGGGATATCCGGGAACTTATGAAAAAGGAAAAGCAATTACAGGGATTACAGAATCTCCCGAAGCGTTAGTTTTCCATGGGGGAACTCGTTTAGATCACGAAGGAAAACTGGTGACGAGTGGGGGAAGAGTGTTAGGTGTGACAGGTTTAGGAGATGATTTTGAACAAGCAGCAGCCTGCGCTTATAGCGCGATCGAGCAGATTCAGTTTTCAGGATGTTATTATCGCCGTGATATTGGGCATCGTGTGCGAAATGTCGTTTAG
- a CDS encoding DUF3531 family protein → MQIKFREFNPFDVWIWLEFDHVPSITERQYVEELFNSWFYLGKLGGFNAENFQVMETGVDINYMEYDLDRASNSLLSVMHNMSEFEYKETWGRCWFDLGTSDPVALDILLNSLQQLSQDFLNIQQVIIGGENEDWKINEKNQERFYQN, encoded by the coding sequence ATGCAGATTAAGTTTCGAGAGTTTAACCCGTTTGATGTTTGGATTTGGCTAGAATTTGATCATGTTCCTTCAATTACTGAACGCCAGTATGTCGAGGAGTTATTTAATTCTTGGTTTTATTTGGGAAAACTTGGCGGTTTTAATGCTGAAAATTTCCAAGTGATGGAAACTGGTGTTGATATTAATTATATGGAATATGATCTCGATCGAGCGAGTAATTCACTATTATCAGTAATGCACAATATGAGCGAATTTGAATATAAAGAAACTTGGGGACGCTGTTGGTTTGATTTAGGAACAAGTGATCCAGTAGCACTGGATATTTTACTAAATTCTTTACAACAATTAAGCCAAGATTTTCTCAATATTCAACAAGTGATTATTGGGGGCGAAAATGAAGATTGGAAAATTAACGAGAAAAATCAAGAACGATTTTATCAGAATTAA
- the pheA gene encoding prephenate dehydratase has protein sequence MRFSIAHLGPTGTHTETATLAYTQWLKETQGQDSLLCPYPSIAQTLQAVAKQEADFAVVPVENSTEGSVTITLDTLWELETLQIQKALVLPITHSLLSRGTKLEEIKTVYSHPQALAQCQKALQKFLPQVQLIPTSSTVEALRDLNQDPENKTVGAIASSRASQLYNLPILIPSLNDYPDNCTRFWVVGLDAATNGKYISLGFTTPANQPGALVRPLSVFAQREINLTRIESRPTKRSLGEYLFFIDIEGNATQTDVHAALEDLPQYTEVLKIFGNYDVLTVD, from the coding sequence ATGAGATTTTCGATCGCCCATTTAGGTCCAACTGGCACTCATACGGAAACCGCAACCCTCGCCTATACTCAATGGTTAAAAGAAACTCAAGGACAAGATTCTCTTTTATGTCCTTATCCTAGTATTGCTCAAACCCTACAAGCGGTAGCGAAACAAGAAGCTGATTTTGCCGTTGTACCAGTGGAAAACTCCACAGAAGGAAGTGTTACCATCACCCTTGATACCCTATGGGAACTGGAAACTCTACAAATTCAAAAGGCCTTAGTCCTTCCCATTACTCACTCCCTTCTCTCTCGTGGAACGAAATTAGAAGAGATTAAAACTGTTTACTCCCATCCCCAAGCGCTGGCGCAATGTCAAAAGGCTCTACAAAAATTTCTGCCGCAAGTACAACTGATTCCCACTTCCTCTACGGTAGAAGCATTACGAGATTTAAATCAAGACCCTGAAAATAAAACCGTTGGCGCGATCGCATCCTCCCGCGCTTCCCAATTATACAACTTACCGATTCTAATTCCTTCTCTCAATGATTATCCCGACAATTGCACTCGTTTTTGGGTTGTCGGTTTAGACGCAGCCACCAACGGAAAATATATCTCGTTAGGTTTCACCACACCAGCAAATCAACCTGGGGCTTTAGTGCGCCCTTTATCAGTTTTTGCACAACGCGAAATTAATTTAACTCGCATTGAATCGCGCCCCACAAAACGATCGTTAGGAGAATATCTGTTCTTTATTGATATTGAAGGAAATGCCACCCAAACTGATGTTCACGCAGCACTAGAAGATTTACCGCAATATACAGAAGTTTTAAAGATTTTTGGTAATTATGATGTTTTAACAGTAGATTAA